A stretch of the Candidatus Cloacimonadota bacterium genome encodes the following:
- the pth gene encoding aminoacyl-tRNA hydrolase, which translates to MKLILGLGNIGREYELSRHNAGFLCLELWAGQHSMSFKHGRHFDFLRHRGACLIKPNTYMNRSGQALAAARGKWKVSEALVIHDDIELPLASLRVRNGGGDGGHNGMGSLLEILPAEDLKRIRVGIGRDGSNPRDYVLDSFSPAELQLLQPTLAKVCELIDIYISGDFNSVLNAYSIWKKSCSGEPNPGNNGPKEKDNGKEL; encoded by the coding sequence ATGAAGCTGATTCTGGGATTGGGGAATATCGGCCGGGAATATGAACTGTCCCGCCATAACGCCGGTTTCCTCTGTCTCGAGCTTTGGGCCGGGCAACACAGCATGAGTTTCAAGCATGGCCGGCACTTCGATTTTCTCCGCCACCGCGGCGCCTGCCTGATCAAACCCAACACTTACATGAACAGGTCTGGCCAAGCCCTCGCGGCAGCTCGCGGCAAATGGAAGGTCTCCGAGGCCCTGGTGATCCACGACGACATCGAACTGCCCCTGGCCAGTCTGCGGGTCCGGAATGGCGGTGGGGATGGCGGCCACAACGGCATGGGATCTTTGCTGGAAATCCTTCCAGCTGAAGACCTAAAACGGATCCGGGTGGGGATCGGCCGCGATGGCTCCAACCCCAGGGATTACGTTTTGGACAGCTTTTCCCCAGCGGAGCTGCAACTGTTGCAACCCACTCTGGCAAAGGTTTGTGAACTAATTGACATCTATATAAGCGGCGATTTCAACTCAGTGTTGAACGCCTACAGCATCTGGAAAAAATCCTGTTCCGGGGAGCCAAACCCCGGAAACAATGGTCCAAAGGAGAAAGACAATGGTAAAGAACTATGA
- the rpsF gene encoding 30S ribosomal protein S6: MVKNYELMVIISPKLSDEEAAALNESILNLAKEQNGEIVKTDLWGKRMLAYPINKNTEAHYFVNYLSMDAAGVKGIKQQLNINEQVLRHMFIVKEQ; the protein is encoded by the coding sequence ATGGTAAAGAACTATGAACTTATGGTGATCATCTCACCTAAGCTCAGCGATGAGGAAGCCGCCGCCCTGAACGAAAGCATCCTCAACCTCGCCAAGGAACAAAACGGAGAAATCGTGAAAACCGACCTCTGGGGCAAGCGCATGCTGGCCTATCCCATCAACAAAAACACTGAGGCCCACTACTTTGTGAATTACCTCAGCATGGACGCTGCCGGTGTGAAAGGCATCAAGCAGCAACTGAACATCAATGAGCAGGTGCTCCGGCACATGTTCATCGTCAAGGAACAATAG
- a CDS encoding single-stranded DNA-binding protein, with translation MADLKVPRLNRVLIAGRITKELELKYTPKGSPVVNFSVAMDKRFKDESDQWQSVPVYVDVVAWNQTAENLCKQAHKGTAVLVEGKIDVRSYVDQNNVNRKVFEIIADFVQTLEWKPREEGGDTPPPHEEPPHAGSDATNDDVPF, from the coding sequence ATGGCAGATCTGAAAGTACCCCGGCTGAACAGAGTGCTCATCGCCGGCCGCATCACCAAAGAACTTGAGTTAAAGTACACCCCCAAGGGAAGCCCGGTTGTGAATTTCTCGGTGGCCATGGACAAGCGTTTCAAAGACGAATCCGATCAATGGCAATCAGTGCCGGTTTATGTGGATGTGGTGGCTTGGAACCAAACGGCCGAGAACCTCTGCAAGCAAGCCCACAAAGGCACCGCCGTTTTGGTGGAGGGAAAGATCGACGTAAGGTCTTATGTGGACCAGAACAACGTTAACCGCAAGGTTTTCGAGATCATCGCGGACTTTGTCCAAACCCTTGAGTGGAAGCCCAGGGAAGAGGGTGGAGACACACCACCTCCGCATGAAGAACCGCCTCATGCCGGCAGCGACGCCACCAACGACGACGTACCATTTTGA
- the rpsR gene encoding 30S ribosomal protein S18, producing MNLTDRKKKFTRKKYCRFCANKELVIDYKNLDTLRQFISDVGKIDPARMTGTCAKHQRKLTTEIKRARQMALLPFVIE from the coding sequence ATGAACCTGACCGACAGAAAAAAGAAATTCACCCGCAAGAAATACTGCCGCTTCTGTGCCAATAAAGAGCTTGTGATAGATTACAAGAACCTGGACACTCTGCGCCAATTCATTTCCGATGTGGGCAAGATAGATCCCGCCCGCATGACCGGAACCTGTGCCAAGCACCAAAGGAAGCTTACCACCGAGATCAAGCGCGCCCGCCAAATGGCGCTGCTTCCCTTCGTGATCGAATAG
- the rplI gene encoding 50S ribosomal protein L9, giving the protein MKVILLNHIEKLGKKGEVVSVKRGYARNYLIPRDLAMYATPQNMKHLSAIQNQAAEEEEKLVAELKKLDARIRTLSLVFVRKVDEHDSMFGSVSETDIVHQLAAQDVNVHKSAVLMDKHIKSLGETVVQIRLHKDIVSELKVLVEKEAKEEAVEEQVVAPEAVEETSPVEPELPAEAEADLPETDTEEPKPADDEN; this is encoded by the coding sequence ATGAAAGTCATCCTCCTCAATCACATAGAAAAGCTGGGAAAAAAAGGTGAAGTCGTCTCCGTGAAACGCGGTTACGCCAGAAACTACCTTATTCCCCGCGATCTGGCCATGTATGCCACCCCCCAGAACATGAAACACCTCAGCGCCATCCAGAATCAGGCTGCGGAAGAAGAAGAAAAGCTGGTCGCGGAGCTGAAAAAGCTTGACGCCAGGATCAGAACCCTCAGCCTTGTTTTCGTCCGCAAGGTGGACGAACACGACAGCATGTTCGGCTCTGTGTCCGAGACAGACATTGTGCATCAACTGGCCGCGCAGGACGTGAATGTCCATAAGTCCGCGGTCCTGATGGACAAGCACATCAAGAGCCTGGGCGAAACTGTCGTTCAGATCCGTTTGCACAAGGATATCGTGTCGGAACTGAAAGTTTTGGTCGAGAAGGAAGCGAAAGAAGAAGCTGTCGAAGAACAGGTCGTCGCCCCTGAGGCGGTGGAAGAAACCTCCCCCGTGGAACCTGAACTCCCGGCTGAAGCGGAAGCGGACCTGCCCGAAACTGATACCGAGGAACCAAAACCGGCCGACGACGAAAATTAA
- a CDS encoding DUF721 domain-containing protein — protein sequence MAFSPVSSLLKQVLVQIGGDKYQPFILLYQGWKDIVGELLASRSHPFRFHDSILYVAVQNNSWLQELYLRKAEILRQCRTKIPQEIRDIIFLIRS from the coding sequence GTGGCTTTCAGTCCGGTTTCCAGCCTGCTGAAGCAGGTACTGGTCCAGATCGGTGGCGATAAATACCAGCCTTTCATTTTGCTCTATCAAGGCTGGAAGGATATCGTGGGAGAACTCCTGGCCTCGCGTTCCCACCCCTTCCGCTTTCACGATTCCATCCTTTACGTGGCCGTGCAAAACAATTCCTGGCTGCAGGAGCTTTATCTGCGCAAAGCTGAGATCCTGCGCCAATGCCGGACCAAGATACCCCAGGAGATCAGGGACATCATCTTTCTCATCAGGAGTTGA
- the rpe gene encoding ribulose-phosphate 3-epimerase — MTKVRIAASVLSCDFAHLERELAEVGSADLLHLDVMDGHYVPNLTFGQPLIARIRQLSDLPLDAHLMVTNPAAYVDPLADIGINWLSFHQECEYHVHRLVQQVKSRGMKAGIALNPAVPVSTLDAILPELDYVLLMSVNPGFSGQQFIPSVLDKISILRELIARRNLPTLIEVDGGVNAQNAPGLISGGANILVSASHIFGSTDRAAAIHSLRNS; from the coding sequence ATGACGAAAGTGCGGATCGCGGCCTCGGTTTTATCCTGTGATTTTGCTCATCTGGAGCGGGAACTGGCCGAGGTTGGCAGCGCTGATCTGCTGCATCTGGATGTCATGGATGGGCATTATGTGCCCAACCTCACTTTCGGCCAGCCCCTCATAGCCAGGATCCGGCAATTGTCTGATCTGCCGCTGGACGCGCATCTGATGGTCACCAATCCTGCCGCCTACGTGGATCCGCTCGCTGACATCGGAATAAATTGGCTCAGTTTCCACCAGGAATGCGAATATCACGTCCACCGGCTGGTGCAACAGGTCAAAAGCCGCGGCATGAAGGCCGGGATCGCCCTCAACCCTGCCGTGCCGGTCTCCACCTTGGATGCCATCCTTCCCGAGCTTGACTATGTGCTGCTGATGAGCGTCAATCCCGGTTTTTCCGGCCAGCAGTTCATCCCCTCAGTGCTGGATAAGATCAGCATCCTCAGAGAGCTCATCGCCCGCCGCAACCTGCCCACCCTCATCGAGGTGGATGGCGGAGTAAACGCTCAGAATGCCCCCGGCCTCATCTCCGGCGGGGCCAATATCCTCGTTTCCGCCTCCCACATTTTCGGCTCAACCGATCGCGCCGCCGCCATCCACTCTCTGCGAAATAGTTGA
- the ffh gene encoding signal recognition particle protein has product MFSNLSEKLDKVFRNIRGKGYLTEQNIKDALREIRLALLEADVNFRIVKNFVAEVEKRALGAEVMKSLTPGQQVIKIVHEQLIALMDTEGFELKAYNNKLTKIMLVGLQGSGKTTACAKLALHFRKKNLKPMLVACDVYRPAAVDQLQILGKQISIPVIAQDSKDVLQIADTALREAQKDLINLLVFDTAGRLHIDEVMMDEVVRLKSFIKPDYIFFVADAMTGQEAVNVAREFYDKLAFDAVILTKLDGDARGGAALSIKAVTDRPVAYVGIGEKLSDLEVFYPDRMASRILGMGDVLSLIEKAEEAVDAQESEKLARKMLKNQFTLNDFLKQLQSIKKMGSLESIIRMIPGLGHKLPADLKIDDNALKHVEAIIQSMTDREREKPDILNGSRRLRIAKGCGRSVMEVNRLLRQFEDMKKMMKKFSTPQGMKDLENLMSK; this is encoded by the coding sequence ATGTTTAGCAATCTCTCCGAAAAACTGGATAAAGTCTTCCGCAACATCCGCGGCAAGGGCTACCTCACCGAACAGAACATCAAAGACGCGCTGCGGGAGATCAGGCTGGCCCTGCTTGAGGCGGACGTCAATTTCCGCATCGTCAAGAATTTCGTGGCGGAAGTGGAAAAACGCGCGCTCGGCGCCGAGGTGATGAAATCCCTCACCCCGGGCCAGCAGGTGATCAAGATCGTGCACGAGCAGCTGATCGCGCTGATGGACACCGAGGGCTTCGAACTCAAGGCCTACAACAACAAACTCACCAAGATCATGCTGGTGGGTTTGCAGGGCTCGGGCAAAACCACTGCCTGCGCCAAGCTGGCCCTGCATTTCCGCAAGAAGAACCTCAAGCCGATGCTGGTGGCCTGTGATGTTTACCGTCCCGCCGCCGTTGATCAGTTGCAGATCCTGGGCAAACAAATCAGCATCCCCGTGATCGCCCAAGACAGCAAAGACGTGCTGCAGATCGCCGACACCGCCCTGCGCGAGGCTCAGAAGGACCTCATCAACCTGCTGGTCTTCGACACCGCGGGACGCCTGCACATCGACGAAGTGATGATGGACGAGGTGGTTCGGCTCAAATCCTTTATTAAACCGGATTACATCTTCTTCGTGGCGGACGCCATGACCGGCCAGGAAGCTGTGAACGTGGCCAGGGAATTTTACGACAAACTGGCCTTCGACGCGGTGATCCTCACCAAGCTGGACGGGGACGCCCGCGGCGGCGCAGCCCTTTCCATCAAAGCGGTCACGGACCGCCCGGTGGCCTACGTGGGCATCGGCGAAAAACTCAGCGACCTTGAGGTTTTCTATCCGGATCGCATGGCCTCACGAATTTTGGGCATGGGCGACGTGCTCAGCCTCATCGAAAAGGCCGAAGAAGCCGTCGACGCCCAGGAGAGCGAAAAACTGGCCAGGAAGATGCTCAAGAACCAGTTCACGCTCAACGACTTTCTCAAACAGCTGCAGAGCATCAAAAAGATGGGCTCCCTGGAATCCATCATCAGGATGATCCCAGGCCTGGGCCACAAGCTGCCGGCAGACCTGAAGATCGACGACAACGCCCTCAAGCACGTGGAGGCGATCATCCAGTCCATGACCGACCGGGAACGCGAAAAACCGGACATCCTCAACGGCAGCCGGAGATTGCGCATCGCCAAAGGCTGCGGCCGCAGCGTGATGGAAGTGAACCGGCTGCTCAGACAGTTTGAGGACATGAAGAAGATGATGAAGAAATTTTCCACCCCGCAGGGGATGAAAGACCTCGAAAACCTTATGAGTAAATAA